A genomic window from Plasmodium coatneyi strain Hackeri chromosome 13, complete sequence includes:
- a CDS encoding KIR protein, which produces MARDGDDVLPLPSEGTYGIFEDPGGCHGKVNKPACDAQLIKDVETALGAHQIKDDELPSHIVQNWHYACTRSSDAQLNRDLCYFFYYWLGTEIIAKKPEAEDFANAMKAAYKNLDQSKCNNSCTNIYPDIIDTYFGWAKNLFDYEYNIKALKDAANCRNTLAGDKYTKLKNDSEKAYKELCDRCNENGDKYCNKFKNERMSNGVCKNRNLPELTCNSANQVQIQAEAQSEDEAGVSSEDDDDTDEDDINLLDLDKLSEEEEDEDGLPEGTLRVKKLKELPSNTEYYEMFKQDSIHCTEPDGWPKQMKVKLNEDTETANFAEQIVGALCYVESKKRNPGPNNEYCNFFYFWLGKVLSTKFKKGSEFNKIMKKIKDIMAEWVSDHGCTFSCTNKKHHKFFKERKLLFEYLKDKTKIKEQINNGTVKCTQNYFTYLQKISNTYLTMKAQYNGKQGNQICKEFREIFDQEVGGKLSEVLNLTCAVVTTTKNAVSADSTSGVGGTTPGNNKITPIVSSILGIAALPITTFFLYKYDLLPSAIKNTIFGGGRNNNNNNRRRRRERSVSRNVFDILTEDDTSTLYSTETGSTAEKASTTTDSTDGASTMYNEMEEREQEEILHQVITGRM; this is translated from the exons ATGGCTCGAGAC ggggACGATGTACTTCCATTACCCTCAGAGGGAACGTACGGCATATTCGAAGATCCCGGTGGGTGCCACGGGAAAGTCAATAAGCCAGCATGTGACGCACAATTAATAAAAGATGTGGAGACTGCATTGGGAGCACACCAAATTAAGGATGACGAATTGCCCAGTCATATTGTACAAAACTGGCATTATGCATGTACAAGGAGCAGTGACGCGCAGCTTAACAGGGAcctctgttattttttttattattggttgggtaCTGAAATAATAGCGAAGAAGCCTGAGGCGGAAGATTTTGCGAATGCCATGAAGGCAGCTTACAAGAACCTGGACCAATCTAAGTGTAATAATAGTTGCACTAACATTTACCCAGATATTATTGACACCTATTTCGGATGGGCAAAAAATCTATTCGATTATGAATATAACATTAAAGCATTAAAGGACGCAGCTAATTGTAGGAATACTCTTGCTGGTGATAAGTATACCAAACTGAAGAACGATTCTGAAAAAGCATATAAGGAATTATGTGATAGATGTAATGAAAATGGTGATAAATATTGTAATAAATTCAAGAATGAACGTATGAGTAACGGAGTGTGTAAGAATCGGAACTTACCGGAACTAACATGTAATTCCGCAAACCAAGTGCAGATCCAAGCAGAGGCACAATCGGAAGACGAAGCAGGTGTCTCTTCAGAGGATGACGACGACACCGACGAAGATGACATCAACCTCCTCGACCTGGACAAACTgtctgaggaggaagaggacgaaGACGGCTTGCCGGAAGGAACATTAAGG gtgaaaaaattaaaagaattacCTTCAAATACAGAGTACTATGAAATGTTCAAGCAAGACTCAATCCATTGTACGGAACCTGACGGGTGGCCTAAACAAATGAAAGTTAAATTAAATGAAGATACGGAAACTGCAAATTTTGCCGAACAAATTGTAGGAGCACTATGTTACGTTGAAAGTAAGAAGAGAAATCCTGGGCCTAATAATGAATATTGcaatttcttctatttttggctGGGAAAAGTGTTATCGACGAAATTTAAGAAAGGTTCAGAGTTCAATAagattatgaaaaaaattaaagataTAATGGCCGAGTGGGTGAGTGATCATGGTTGCACCTTTTCATGCACTAATAAAAAGCACCATAAGTTTttcaaagaaagaaaattgctATTTGAATACCTCAAGGACAagacaaaaataaaggaacaaataaataatggTACGGTTAAATGTACTCAGAATTACTTCACTTACTTGCAGAAAATTTCTAATACTTACCTGACCATGAAAGCACAATATAACGGGAAGCAAGGGAATCAAATTTGCAAAGAATTTAGGGAAATTTTTGACCAAGAAgtgggggggaaattaaGTGAAGTGCTAAATTTGACATGTGCAGTAGTAACTACAACAAAGAATGCAGTATCAGCTGACTCCACATCCGGAGTAGGGGGTACCACCCCTGGGAACAACAAAATCACTCCAATCGTCTCTTCCATATTAGGAATAGCAGCATTACCAATaaccaccttttttttatataaa tatgatcttttaccttctgcaATAAAGAACACCatctttggaggaggaaggaacaataacaacaataatagaaggagaagaagagaaagatcTGTCAGCAGGAATGTATTCGATATATTAACAGAAGACGACACTtccacactatattcaaCAGAAACAGGTTCAACAGCGGAAAAAGCttccacaacaacagattCGACAGATGGTGCATCTACCATGTATAATG aaatggaagaacgcgaacaggaagaaatacTGCACCAAGTCATCACCGGAAGAATGTAG
- a CDS encoding KIR protein, translating into MDIAQASCLLSKVNTGSSSCERVCDFFYFWLRSKLCEKVKNITEVRNIMQQIYQKLGDPDGKCEYKDLNSNVQCSEFKRAKTVFDYYQDYKTIKKQLKNCTTPGSPCTGAYKTYLQTADGPYREVQASSPDSGHEYYDRIVREIKDNGGKIPKPSDLKWGTVLGEELPPDGEGEANLDNCFQHIIFYPPGLVTNLRKAEAEEKGDPPSNVTSTTP; encoded by the exons ATGGACATTGCGCAGGCTTCGTGCCTTCTATCTAAGGTAAATACAGGAAGTTCATCATGTGAAAGGGTatgcgattttttttatttctggtTAAGGAGTAAATTATgtgaaaaagtaaagaacaTTACTGAAGTTCGCAACATTATGCAGCAAATCTACCAAAAATTAGGTGATCCCGACGGTAAATGTGAGTACAAGGATTTGAACAGTAATGTTCAGTGCAGTGAGTTCAAGAGAGCAAAAACCGTATTTGACTACTATCAGGACtataaaacaataaaaaagcaaCTGAAGAATTGCACGACCCCTGGGTCTCCCTGTACTGGAGCATATAAAACATACCTGCAGACAGCTGATGGTCCTTATAGAGAAGTGCAGGCAAGTAGTCCAGATAGCGGTCATGAATATTATGATCGAATTGTAAGAGAGATCAAGGATAATGGTGGTAAAATCCCAAAACCATCAGACTTGAAATGGGGCACTGTGCTCGGAGAAGAACTCCCACCAGATGGGGAGGGGGAAGCAAATCTGGATAATTGCTTCCAACA tataatcttttaccctCCTGGATTGGTAACCAATTTAAGAAAggcagaagcagaagaaaaaggagatcCACCGTCGAACGTAACTTCGacgacaccttaa
- a CDS encoding KIR protein, which produces MLPSDEMYAPFEGKSTCLGRSNGQDCNEILAENVKAALIPRGISDQNFAEKIVQNWYYACKKGKDSDPADSTLCYFLYFWIGKKIKEQKPDYEDFRNAMKAAYHHLNSSQCDNRCTNIYSDMSEVFFDWAKDLFDYYYNSKILTTQSANYTYSDRTKCDECQKKAQTAYEKLESMCDDNSTYCKEFKRKKQSKEYPEPKKLDCPGAPETEPENEEDEEEDEDVSCPLKLTDDSHHDAIPPEGGVLTNDHLDKLPSKLLYQKFEDRAGNNDCDDQNMNNVKTQLEGALKKHDFNDIDEEQIIYAWCYVTKAMKRCDALHEERLKFFYLWLGHTLFEKKDQINLFSDLMDEIKEELDKVEGGGDKCGLLCKNVNDKTAFDRRKLAYEYYTNYKRMEEQLAQYSKKCDNNYHTYLNDTYQAWEKERTECSGITTSGSYCAQFNTDCTKQEDKNLTQLTCIQEHRIGARETEEHEEGSSMGGGPVTVTPIISSVLGIGGGLASIALLLYKVNNYNYHRNHHHSTTITTTNTLKNI; this is translated from the exons ATGTTGCCCTCGGACGAAATGTATGCCCCTTTTGAGGGGAAAAGTACATGCCTAGGAAGAAGCAATGGGCAGGATTGTAACGAAATATTAGCAGAAAATGTGAAAGCAGCACTGATACCACGCGGAATTAGTGATCAAAACTTCGCCGAAAAAATCGTACAGAACTGGTATTATGcatgtaaaaaggggaaggatagCGACCCAGCCGACAGTAcactttgttattttttatatttttggataggtaaaaaaataaaagaacagAAGCCTGATTATGAAGATTTTAGGAATGCCATGAAGGCAGCTTACCACCATCTGAACAGTTCACAATGTGATAATAGGTGCACCAATATATACTCTGATATGAGTGAAGTCTTTTTCGACTGGGCTAAAGACCTATTCGACTATTATTATAACAGTAAAATACTAACGACACAATCAgcaaattatacatattccgACAGAACGAAATGTGACGAATGTCAGAAGAAAGCTCAAACAGCATATGAGAAATTAGAAAGTATGTGTGATGATAATAGTACATACtgtaaagaatttaaaaggaaaaagcagaGCAAAGAATATCCAGAACCGAAGAAATTAGATTGTCCTGGAGCACCTGAAACGGAGCCCGAAAACGAGGAagacgaggaagaagatgaggATGTTTCATGCCCCCTAAAACTAACGGACGACTCCCACCACGACGCTATTCCGCCGGAAGGAGGAGTGTTAACG AACGATCATTTGGATAAACTGCCTTCAAAATTGTTATATCAGAAATTCGAAGACCGTGCTGGTAACAATGATTGTGATGACCAGAACATGAACAACGTGAAGACGCAGTTAGAAGGAGCACTGAAGAAGCACGATTTTAACGACATTGATGAGGAGCAGATTATATATGCCTGGTGTTATGTGACTAAGGCAATGAAGAGGTGTGATGCCCTCCATGAGGAacgtttaaaatttttttacctatgGTTAGGACATACACTTTTCGAAAAGAAGGAccaaattaatttattttctgacCTTATGGAtgaaattaaagaagaacTGGATAAAGTAGAGGGGGGGGGTGATAAGTGTGGATTGCTATGCAAAAATGTTAACGACAAAACCGCTTTCGACAGGAGGAAACTagcatatgaatattataCAAACTATAAACGTATGGAAGAACAGTTAGCCCAATATAGTAAGAAATGTGATAACAACTATCACACCTATCTCAATGATACTTATCAAGCTTGGGAGAAGGAACGTACAGAGTGTAGCGGGATTACTACGTCTGGTTCATATTGTGCCCAATTCAATACAGACTGTACAAAGCAGGAAGATAAGAACTTAACACAGTTGACTTGTATTCAGGAGCATAGAATAGGCGCTAGAGAAACGGAGGAACACGAGGAAGGTTCTTCTATGGGAGGAGGACCTGTAACCGTCACCCCAATCATATCTTCCGTGCTTGGAATAGGTGGAGGATTAGCTTCCATTGCTCTTCTTTTGTATAAGGtaaataattacaattatcaCCGAAACCACCACCATTCTACCACTattaccaccactaacacacttaaaaatatataa
- a CDS encoding KIR-like CYIR protein — MSTIYDELGSSEIAGMCKIIYDNIDKDTFKKRKGIYEYHQNYGTIQDQLNKTENRCDQIYNNYLNETVQAYKKVWASCHSGDHNNDEYCRKFKKVYEKYNGNGSDKIEFKCTKVATHTGSSLQQDLGPAPRPGPEGPGLGPEDGLHEDGASEVSAALPTAAAVSSILGTVGVGLPFITYLLYKYNLLPTWLRNKLGGSRKRTTIGRQNFYDMFSDGSTEVSTVASTTTEDDSTVDTVPSGRSNNRKEQQTRKNIRYYAT, encoded by the exons ATGAGCACAATTTATGATGAGTTGGGGAGCTCAGAAATTGCGGGCATGTGCAAAATTATATACGACAATATAGACAAGgatacttttaaaaaaaggaaaggaatatatgAGTATCATCAAAATTATGGAACTATACAGGATCAGTTAAACAAAACTGAAAATCGCTGTGATCAAATTTATAACAATTACCTCAATGAAACTGTTCAAGCCTATAAGAAGGTATGGGCTTCATGCCACAGTGGGGATCATAATAATGATGAGTATTGTAGGAAATTCAAAAAAGTATATGAAAAATACAACGGTAATGGTAGCGATAAAATAGAATTTAAATGCACCAAAGTAGCAACACATACAGGTAGTTCATTACAACAAGATCTTGGACCTGCACCGAGACCCGGTCCTGAAGGTCCTGGTCTTGGTCCTGAAGATGGTCTTCATGAAGATGGTGCAAGTGAAGTTAGTGCAGCACTTCCAACTGCAGCTGCAGTTTCCTCCATATTAGGAACAGTAGGAGTAGGATTACCATTCATCACCTATCTTTTGTATaaa TATAACCTTCTACCCACCTGGCTTCGTAACAAATTAGggggaagcagaaaaagaacaacaattgGACGACAAAACTTTTACGACATGTTCTCAGATGGTTCCACAGAAGTTTCAACAGTAGCATCTACAACAACAGAGGATGATTCTACGGTGGATACTGTTCCATCTGGAAGATCAAACAATAGAAAGGAACAGCAAACACGGAAGAATATACGTTATTACGCCACCTAA